The following proteins come from a genomic window of Montipora capricornis isolate CH-2021 chromosome 9, ASM3666992v2, whole genome shotgun sequence:
- the LOC138016305 gene encoding piggyBac transposable element-derived protein 4-like, with protein MAAMSEDESDDGVFLGFEEEDREAIAEWRQARFEARHQSDLESDISVSSVATDDLSDLTDSDEEETWNEGEHPVDVAPFTAATGPTSGVAEDGTAIDFFYLMFPEELIEQIVLETNRYARECIAVKPDPEWFDTTLAEVKAFLGLHVLFGIKQLPATRLYWSSDPLIGVTAVQKVIPS; from the exons ATGGCGGCGATGAGCGAAGACGAAAGTGACGACGGTGTGTTTTTAGGATTCGAAGAGGAAGATCGAGAAGCTATTGCAGAATGGAGGCAAGCTAGATTTGAAGCTAGACATCAAAGCGACTTAGAGTCAGACATTTCTGTGTCTTCTGTTGCAACCGACGATCTCTCAGACCTAACAGACTCTGACGAAGAAGAGACATGGAATGAGGGCGAACATCCCGTAGACGTTGCACCATTTACTGCCGCTACTGGCCCTACTTCTGGCGTTGCAGAGGATGGAACAgcgattgattttttttatttgatgtTCCCAGAAGAACTTATTGAGCAAATCGTCCTTGAAACGAATCGTTACGCACGGGAATGTATTGCTGTGAAACCAGACCCAGAATGGTTCGACACAACTCTCGCCGAAGTGAAAGCGTTCCTTGGACTGCACGTGCTGTTTGGAATAAAGCAGTTGCCTGCCACTCGCCTTTATTGGAGCAGCGATCCTCTTATTGGAGTTACGGCAGTCCAAAAAGTCAT TCCCTCGTGA
- the LOC138016761 gene encoding piggyBac transposable element-derived protein 4-like, with the protein MELRPDKNLSVDEAMVKFKGRLGMKQYMPMKPVKRGIKVWEIAEASSGYVYNFEVYTGKRQDGVTEHNLGYRVVYNLTRNITGKNHHVYCDNFFTSVKLAEDLLEDNIYLCGTTRANRKDFPKELAANNAQVKRLRQGESIFRRKNNLVATVWKDKRLAHFLSSQSNPVGNETVNRKQRDGTVIPVRSAPVVKSYNKNMGGVDLHDQMRGYYAVGKKSRKWWRYLFWFCVDVSVVNAFILEKKAVNHPSRTQLDFRVELANDLIGDFSNRARTVASDQVEGSHWPVPFGKGRCKRCLKRNQKTFCRMGCQQCNKRVCLACFPNHIDDLS; encoded by the coding sequence ATGGAACTAAGACCTGATAAAAATTTGTCTGTTGAtgaagcgatggtaaagttcaAAGGACGTCTTGGAATGAAGCAATACATGCCAATGAAGCCAGTCAAGCGAGGGATTAAAGTGTGGGAAATAGCCGAGGCGTCTAGCGGCTATGTTTACAATTTCGAAGTTTACACAGGGAAGAGACAAGATGGCGTTACTGAACACAACTTGGGGTATCGTGTTGTTTATAACTTAACTCGAAACATTACAGGGAAAAATCATCATGTTTATTGTGACAATTTTTTCACAAGCGTTAAACTTGCAGAAGATCTGCTGGAGGACAACATTTATCTGTGTGGAACGACGCGAGCAAACAGGAAAGACTTTCCGAAAGAACTTGCAGCAAACAATGCGCAAGTGAAACGCTTGAGGCAAGGAGAGTCGATTTTTCGGCGTAAAAACAACCTCGTGGCAACTGTGTGGAAAGACAAAAGACTTGCTCATTTTTTGAGCTCCCAAAGCAATCCAGTTGGAAATGAAACAGTGAACCGCAAACAACGCGATGGGACTGTTATTCCAGTACGAAGTGCCCCTGTTGTAAAGAGCTACAACAAGAACATGGGAGGTGTCGACCTACATGACCAGATGCGCGGGTATTATGCCGTCggaaaaaagtcaagaaaatggTGGCGTTATCTTTTCTGGTTCTGTGTCGATGTCAGTGTGGTAAATGcgtttattttggagaaaaaggccGTGAACCACCCATCAAGAACTCAACTTGACTTCAGAGTTGAACTTGCCAACGATCTGATCGGCGATTTCAGTAACCGAGCAAGAACTGTAGCTTCTGATCAAGTAGAAGGAAGCCACTGGCCTGTTCCCTTTGGAAAAGGGCGATGCAAACGCTGCCTGAAGCGAAATCAGAAAACTTTTTGCAGAATGGGCTGCCAGCAGTGTAACAAGCGTGTTTGTTTGGCATGTTTCCCGAATCACATCGATGACCTGAGCTAA